A region from the Bacteroidota bacterium genome encodes:
- a CDS encoding rhodanese-related sulfurtransferase encodes MILHNRVNRKELRLRLRQEHFRRITMSFYRFVEVDDPQAFRDELYLRFSQLQVLGRIYVAHEGINAQLSVPEHRLEEFESYVRQHPYIGNVLLNRAIDDNGMSFFMLKVMVKHKILSDGLDNSTFNIYDVGEHLDAVAYNRKLNEPGTMLIDLRNCYEHEVGHFEGAVLPVVSTYKESVPVIVAMIEQQQPQNIMLYCTGGIRCEKFSAYLRHKGFKNVYQLKGGVINYARQVREQGLESRFIGKNFVFDERMGERITPHIIARCHQCGQPADTHVNCAWDPCHKLFIQCDACREKFEGCCSEDCAKNLKVLSQQTAG; translated from the coding sequence ATGATTCTACACAATCGTGTCAACCGTAAGGAGTTGCGGCTGAGGCTCAGGCAAGAGCATTTCAGGCGCATCACCATGTCGTTTTACCGCTTTGTGGAAGTGGACGATCCTCAGGCTTTTCGCGATGAGTTATACCTCAGGTTCAGCCAGTTGCAGGTGCTTGGCCGCATCTATGTGGCCCACGAAGGCATCAATGCGCAGCTGAGTGTGCCTGAGCATCGCCTTGAGGAATTTGAATCGTATGTGCGCCAACATCCCTACATTGGCAATGTGTTGCTCAACCGGGCCATAGACGACAACGGAATGTCGTTTTTTATGCTCAAGGTGATGGTAAAGCACAAGATCCTGTCCGATGGGCTCGACAACAGCACCTTCAACATCTACGATGTGGGCGAGCACCTCGATGCTGTGGCTTACAACCGGAAGCTGAACGAACCCGGCACCATGCTCATCGACCTGCGCAACTGTTACGAACATGAGGTGGGACATTTCGAGGGGGCTGTGCTTCCCGTAGTCTCAACTTACAAGGAATCGGTGCCGGTGATCGTCGCGATGATCGAACAGCAGCAGCCCCAAAACATCATGCTGTATTGCACCGGTGGCATCCGCTGCGAGAAGTTTTCGGCCTACCTCAGGCACAAAGGATTCAAAAACGTGTATCAGCTCAAAGGCGGAGTGATCAATTACGCCCGCCAGGTCAGGGAGCAAGGCCTCGAAAGCAGGTTCATCGGCAAGAACTTCGTGTTCGACGAGCGCATGGGCGAGCGCATCACCCCGCACATCATAGCCAGATGCCACCAATGCGGACAGCCTGCCGATACGCATGTGAACTGTGCCTGGGACCCTTGCCATAAATTGTTCATTCAGTGCGATGCCTGCCGCGAAAAGTTTGAGGGATGTTGCAGCGAGGATTGCGCCAAAAACCTGAAAGTGTTGTCACAACAAACAGCAGGGTGA
- a CDS encoding GHMP kinase yields the protein MAIVFRSNGKLLISGEYVVLRGALALAIPLRLGQTLEVQRDEAHGHPHILWNAFSPGNKLWFRASYELPTFDIIGTSDRDKSVRLQTILLTLNSLKPEAFDAQYSYRVITRLEFEPQWGFGSSSTLLASLARWAKCDPYTLLNLSIGGSGYDIACASSSKPILYRREGIRPVIRQAAFFPPFHDKLYFVYQGQKQDSNHQIVNFNRLTENLDLAEIIGKVSAISQKMAETSSQAEFGSLMHAHEQLLSGLLKIPPVKTFFPDFEGELKSLGAWGGDFMLALCDKGDDYVQEYFAGQQLDTIFKYSELALNG from the coding sequence ATGGCCATTGTGTTTCGCAGCAACGGCAAGTTGCTCATTTCGGGCGAATATGTGGTACTGCGCGGCGCGCTGGCATTGGCCATACCCCTGCGTCTGGGCCAAACCCTCGAAGTGCAGCGCGACGAAGCCCATGGTCACCCGCACATCCTATGGAATGCCTTTTCGCCCGGCAACAAACTGTGGTTCAGGGCCAGCTACGAGCTTCCCACATTCGATATCATCGGCACCAGCGACCGCGACAAGAGCGTACGGCTGCAAACCATCCTGCTCACCCTGAACAGCCTCAAACCCGAGGCCTTCGATGCGCAATACAGCTACCGGGTGATCACCCGGCTTGAGTTTGAACCCCAGTGGGGCTTTGGCTCGAGCAGCACCCTGCTGGCCTCGCTGGCACGCTGGGCCAAATGCGACCCCTACACCCTGCTCAACCTCTCCATCGGTGGATCAGGCTACGACATCGCCTGCGCCTCATCCTCAAAACCCATCCTCTACCGCCGCGAGGGCATCAGGCCGGTAATCCGGCAGGCGGCTTTTTTCCCGCCATTTCACGACAAGCTGTATTTTGTGTACCAGGGCCAGAAACAGGACTCCAACCACCAGATTGTCAACTTCAACCGCCTCACCGAAAACCTCGACCTGGCCGAAATCATCGGCAAAGTGAGCGCCATCAGCCAAAAAATGGCCGAAACATCCAGTCAGGCCGAATTTGGCTCACTCATGCATGCGCACGAACAGCTGCTCTCTGGCTTGCTCAAAATTCCGCCCGTGAAAACCTTCTTCCCCGACTTCGAAGGCGAACTCAAATCGCTGGGCGCATGGGGGGGCGACTTTATGCTTGCCCTGTGCGACAAAGGCGACGACTATGTGCAGGAATACTTTGCCGGACAGCAACTCGACACTATATTTAAATACAGCGAATTAGCCCTAAATGGATAA
- a CDS encoding YbaN family protein, protein MLKKWLFIALGFVSLFLGILGIFVPGLPTTIFLIITAFFWLRSSPDLHSRLLNHKILGGYLKQVQNGMSRRLKIKAIGTMWTMIILSSYFFIESWTWRGVLIVVGIIGTISMGMQPEPEE, encoded by the coding sequence ATGCTCAAAAAATGGCTTTTTATTGCACTGGGATTTGTTTCCCTTTTTCTTGGGATCCTGGGCATTTTTGTGCCCGGATTGCCCACTACCATCTTTCTCATCATTACTGCCTTTTTTTGGCTCAGGAGTTCTCCGGATTTGCACAGCCGGCTTCTTAACCATAAAATTCTTGGTGGCTACCTCAAGCAGGTGCAAAACGGCATGAGCCGTCGGCTGAAAATCAAAGCCATTGGCACCATGTGGACGATGATTATCCTTTCGTCCTACTTTTTTATTGAGAGCTGGACGTGGCGTGGGGTGCTGATTGTTGTCGGAATCATCGGCACCATCAGCATGGGCATGCAGCCCGAACCGGAGGAGTGA
- a CDS encoding DUF2891 domain-containing protein codes for MKHSFCFLLCVLQLASLSAQSRLTPERAAYLSSFAAGCITKEYPNKPGHVLGSDSSLLPPRIMHPAFYGCFDWHSAVHGHWTLVTLLSRYPGQSDAGEIQAMLGQLLSRENILQEVAYFDDPHNRDFERPYGWAWLLKLDEALAESTQAWTKPLHTNLQPLTALIAGKMNEFLRKLNHPIRVGEHTNIAFAMSLSLDWADKYDQDLANAIRQRARDYFLNDKNCPITWEPGGFDFISPCLQEAALMSKVLESSEFDQWFSDFLPGMLSCPNAAIAPAETPDRSDGKMAHLDGLNFNRAWCLAELATATNNPDLLKLAHDHFDHSFSKMDKGEYAGAHWLASFATMALIKLEMADF; via the coding sequence ATGAAACACAGCTTTTGCTTCCTTTTGTGTGTTTTGCAACTTGCGTCCCTCAGTGCACAATCAAGGCTCACGCCAGAGCGGGCCGCTTACCTGAGCAGCTTTGCAGCCGGATGCATCACCAAAGAATATCCGAACAAGCCCGGACATGTGCTGGGTTCCGACAGCTCGCTCCTGCCTCCGCGCATCATGCATCCTGCTTTTTATGGTTGTTTCGACTGGCACTCGGCGGTGCACGGGCATTGGACCCTGGTCACCCTGCTGAGCCGCTATCCCGGTCAGTCGGATGCGGGCGAAATTCAGGCCATGCTCGGCCAACTGCTTAGTCGCGAAAATATCCTGCAGGAGGTGGCCTATTTCGACGACCCCCACAACCGCGATTTCGAACGGCCCTATGGCTGGGCATGGCTGCTCAAGCTCGACGAAGCCCTGGCCGAAAGCACGCAGGCCTGGACAAAACCGCTTCACACCAACCTGCAACCCCTCACTGCACTGATTGCCGGTAAGATGAACGAATTTCTGCGCAAGCTTAACCATCCCATCAGGGTAGGCGAGCACACCAACATCGCTTTTGCCATGTCGCTCTCGCTCGACTGGGCCGATAAGTATGATCAGGATCTTGCAAACGCCATCCGCCAGCGCGCCCGCGACTATTTTCTGAACGACAAAAATTGCCCCATCACCTGGGAACCCGGTGGATTCGATTTCATTTCGCCCTGCCTGCAGGAAGCTGCTCTTATGTCCAAAGTTCTGGAAAGCAGCGAGTTCGACCAATGGTTTTCGGACTTCCTGCCGGGGATGCTTTCCTGCCCGAATGCTGCCATTGCCCCAGCTGAAACACCCGACCGCAGCGATGGCAAGATGGCCCACCTCGACGGACTCAACTTCAACAGGGCCTGGTGCCTGGCCGAACTCGCCACGGCAACCAACAATCCGGATTTGCTGAAACTGGCCCACGACCATTTCGATCACTCTTTCAGCAAGATGGATAAGGGCGAATATGCCGGCGCACACTGGCTGGCTTCGTTTGCCACTATGGCGCTCATCAAGCTTGAGATGGCAGATTTTTAA
- a CDS encoding RtcB family protein: MSRKILSGGRIPVRLWIDEMEEGAMKQARNLSNLPFAFRHVAIMPDCHEGYGMPIGGVLATTGVIIPNAVGVDIGCGMCAVKTSLHHIERSTLQKLVGTLKQVIPLGFSHHKSPQDESLMPQHHDVDKLPVASREYYSARHQVGTLGGGNHFIEFQRGNDGHIWIMIHSGSRNIGKQVADHYNRLAGKLNEKWGFPQFKQQQLAYLPADSEEGQTYIGEMNYCIDFAFANRSLMMKRSLEVLADMAGADVVPFWGHEMINIAHNYAALERHFGKEVWVHRKGATRAGHGQLGIIPGSQGTKSYIVRGKGNSESFESCSHGAGRVMGRNEAVRRLSLEEERRKLEARGILHSLHSPRDLDEAASCYKDIDRVMELQSDLVDIVISLEPLAVIKG, translated from the coding sequence ATGAGCAGAAAAATTCTCAGCGGTGGTCGTATTCCCGTCAGGCTGTGGATCGACGAGATGGAAGAGGGCGCCATGAAACAGGCCCGCAACCTGTCGAATCTGCCTTTTGCCTTCCGTCATGTGGCCATCATGCCCGATTGCCACGAAGGCTACGGCATGCCCATTGGTGGGGTGCTGGCCACCACAGGCGTCATCATCCCCAACGCAGTGGGTGTGGACATAGGCTGCGGCATGTGCGCGGTGAAAACCAGCCTCCACCACATCGAACGCAGCACATTGCAAAAATTGGTAGGCACACTGAAACAGGTGATTCCTCTGGGATTCTCGCATCACAAAAGTCCTCAGGATGAATCGCTTATGCCTCAGCACCACGATGTGGACAAGCTGCCCGTTGCCTCGCGCGAATACTACAGCGCCCGCCATCAGGTTGGCACCCTGGGCGGCGGCAATCACTTTATCGAGTTTCAGCGGGGCAACGACGGCCATATCTGGATTATGATACATTCGGGCAGCCGCAACATTGGCAAGCAGGTGGCCGACCATTACAACCGCCTGGCCGGCAAACTGAACGAAAAATGGGGCTTCCCGCAGTTCAAACAACAGCAGCTGGCCTACCTGCCGGCGGATTCGGAGGAGGGGCAGACCTACATTGGCGAAATGAACTACTGCATCGATTTCGCTTTTGCCAACCGCAGCCTCATGATGAAACGCAGCCTCGAAGTGCTTGCCGACATGGCCGGAGCAGATGTTGTGCCTTTCTGGGGACACGAAATGATCAATATTGCACATAATTACGCCGCGCTGGAGCGTCATTTCGGCAAGGAAGTGTGGGTGCACCGCAAAGGCGCCACCCGTGCAGGACACGGACAGCTCGGCATCATCCCGGGGAGCCAGGGTACCAAAAGCTATATCGTGCGCGGCAAAGGCAACAGCGAGAGCTTCGAAAGCTGCAGCCACGGCGCCGGAAGGGTGATGGGACGCAACGAAGCAGTGCGCAGACTCAGCCTCGAGGAAGAGCGCAGAAAACTGGAAGCAAGGGGCATATTGCACAGCCTGCATAGCCCACGCGACCTGGATGAGGCCGCAAGCTGCTACAAAGACATCGACCGTGTGATGGAATTGCAAAGCGACCTGGTGGACATAGTGATCAGCCTCGAACCACTGGCCGTGATCAAAGGCTGA
- a CDS encoding tetratricopeptide repeat protein, producing the protein MGCKTNFKILSCFLAVLAIAFSCTRPEKAVQEPLVWEAFMNHHDSARYVGMQQCRECHPLIYDSYMRTGMGRSFGRATPSKSASIIGPDSLIYDQYSNLWYRPFWQGDVLMLEEFRIENGDTVHRRLQQVDYIVGSGHHTNSHIYVVNGYAYQIPFTYYTQVHRFDLPPGFEGGHNSRFGRSLGLECISCHNGLPQLVPGSENKYVHMPEGIDCERCHGPGSIHVALKKKGILVDTARFADYSIVNPKWLPKQLQNDVCARCHLQGTIVLKNNRSFYDYRPGIPLTTVMDVFLPVFEGGTEDLIMASHVERMMESRCFMASGGDLSCMQCHNPHLSVKETPRSRFNKACISCHHAATNSVCSKDEASRLAKNNDCALCHMPVRKSRDIPHVMITDHKIINPEREDKRPRAFKGLKAINNPRVDAFTKGLGYLREYETYHANPAYLDSAARLLRPSPKRTDTASLIAFVQYFFLRKEFKNVIRLVERNGGSEAVARMLHRASYDNLHAWTAYRIGQSFENEGLTADALVFFGKTIELAPYQLDFLNRYGSLLARLERYAEAAEVFAGVIAENPLNDMAHVNLGWCLQQQGRMFAAHESYTKALQLNPDNLQALLNLAGYHLSTGMPGLARPLLRRAMHLAPARQDIRNLLDQIGG; encoded by the coding sequence ATGGGCTGCAAAACGAACTTCAAAATACTGAGTTGTTTTCTGGCCGTTCTGGCCATTGCGTTCTCCTGCACGCGGCCTGAAAAAGCCGTTCAGGAACCCCTTGTCTGGGAAGCTTTCATGAACCACCACGACAGCGCCCGGTATGTGGGCATGCAACAATGTCGAGAGTGCCATCCGCTCATTTACGACAGCTACATGCGCACCGGCATGGGCAGGTCGTTTGGCCGGGCCACGCCATCGAAAAGTGCCAGCATTATTGGTCCCGACAGCCTCATCTATGACCAGTACAGCAACCTTTGGTACAGGCCTTTCTGGCAGGGCGATGTCCTGATGCTCGAGGAGTTCCGCATCGAAAACGGGGATACAGTCCATCGCCGCCTGCAGCAGGTCGATTACATTGTAGGTTCGGGCCATCACACCAATTCGCATATCTATGTGGTAAATGGATATGCCTATCAGATACCATTTACCTACTACACCCAGGTGCACCGTTTCGACCTGCCGCCCGGCTTCGAAGGCGGACACAACAGCCGTTTTGGCCGCAGCCTCGGGCTGGAGTGTATCTCGTGCCACAACGGGCTTCCTCAGCTTGTTCCGGGTTCCGAAAACAAATACGTGCACATGCCAGAGGGCATCGACTGCGAGCGCTGTCATGGTCCGGGCAGCATCCATGTGGCCCTGAAGAAAAAGGGAATTCTGGTGGATACTGCCCGATTTGCCGACTATTCCATCGTCAATCCCAAATGGCTGCCCAAGCAACTGCAAAACGACGTTTGTGCGCGTTGTCATCTGCAGGGCACGATAGTGCTCAAGAACAACCGCTCGTTTTACGATTACCGTCCGGGTATTCCGCTCACCACGGTAATGGATGTTTTTCTACCTGTATTTGAAGGAGGTACGGAGGATCTGATCATGGCATCGCATGTGGAACGCATGATGGAGAGCCGCTGTTTTATGGCCTCCGGCGGCGACCTCTCGTGCATGCAGTGCCACAATCCGCATTTAAGTGTAAAGGAAACGCCCCGAAGCCGGTTCAACAAGGCCTGCATCAGTTGTCATCATGCCGCCACCAATTCGGTGTGCAGCAAAGACGAAGCATCGCGCCTGGCCAAAAACAACGACTGTGCCTTGTGCCATATGCCCGTGCGAAAAAGCCGCGATATCCCCCACGTGATGATCACCGACCACAAGATTATCAATCCCGAAAGGGAAGACAAACGGCCGCGTGCATTCAAAGGCCTCAAGGCCATCAACAATCCGCGGGTGGACGCCTTTACCAAAGGGCTTGGCTACCTGCGCGAATATGAAACCTACCATGCCAATCCGGCCTATCTTGATTCTGCTGCCCGCCTGCTTCGTCCCTCGCCCAAAAGGACCGACACCGCCAGCCTGATTGCTTTTGTGCAATATTTTTTCCTGCGCAAGGAGTTCAAAAACGTTATCCGGCTGGTCGAACGAAACGGAGGCAGCGAGGCAGTGGCGCGGATGCTTCACCGGGCATCGTACGACAACCTGCATGCCTGGACGGCCTACCGCATCGGGCAGTCGTTCGAAAACGAAGGGCTAACCGCCGATGCCCTGGTTTTCTTTGGTAAGACGATTGAACTGGCACCCTACCAGCTCGACTTTCTGAATCGCTATGGCAGCCTGCTGGCCAGGCTTGAGAGGTATGCCGAAGCTGCGGAGGTGTTTGCCGGGGTGATTGCCGAGAACCCCCTCAACGATATGGCGCATGTGAATCTGGGCTGGTGTTTGCAGCAGCAGGGGAGGATGTTTGCTGCGCACGAAAGCTATACCAAAGCCTTGCAGCTCAATCCCGACAACCTTCAGGCTTTGCTCAATCTGGCCGGTTATCACCTTTCGACCGGTATGCCCGGCCTGGCCCGGCCTTTGTTGAGGCGGGCGATGCATCTTGCCCCCGCGCGGCAGGACATTCGCAATCTCCTCGATCAGATCGGGGGATAG
- a CDS encoding diphosphomevalonate decarboxylase, with protein sequence MDTGTTAWRSPSNIAIVKYWGKHGNQLPNNPSVSFTLDKAHTETRVTWQYAPAGPELDFRFEGAENTAFADKIRKLLQSFLPAFPFLANMKLTIDSHNSFPHSSGIASSASSMSALVMCLLDIEQQLAGEDAPTGEWFRKASFFARLASGSASRSVFGPAALWGKTPFHSESHDEYAIPLEDVDPVFRSYHDTILIISAGTKAVSSRAGHALMDDNPFAGERYRQANRNTGELLRALHTADLEAFVNIAEAEALQLHALMMTSHPSFILMQPGTLEAIARIRAFRSDTGIPLCFTLDAGPNVHLLYPDAHKQQVMDFVLHSLKPLCQEGRIIEDQVGRGPARIGQ encoded by the coding sequence ATGGACACCGGCACCACGGCATGGCGAAGCCCTTCGAACATCGCCATCGTGAAATACTGGGGTAAACATGGCAACCAGTTGCCCAACAACCCCTCGGTGAGCTTCACCCTCGACAAGGCCCATACCGAAACACGGGTGACCTGGCAATATGCCCCGGCCGGCCCCGAGCTTGATTTCCGTTTCGAAGGCGCCGAAAACACGGCGTTTGCTGACAAAATCCGGAAACTGCTCCAAAGCTTTCTGCCGGCTTTTCCGTTTCTGGCAAACATGAAACTTACCATCGACAGCCACAACAGCTTTCCGCACTCTTCGGGCATTGCCTCCTCGGCCTCCTCGATGAGTGCCCTGGTCATGTGCCTGCTCGATATTGAACAACAGCTCGCCGGAGAAGATGCTCCCACCGGGGAATGGTTCCGAAAAGCCTCCTTTTTTGCCCGACTGGCCTCCGGCAGCGCTTCCAGATCGGTATTCGGACCTGCCGCACTTTGGGGCAAAACACCGTTTCACAGCGAAAGCCATGACGAATACGCCATCCCACTGGAGGATGTTGACCCGGTATTCCGGAGTTATCACGATACCATCCTGATCATCAGCGCCGGCACCAAAGCTGTTTCGAGCCGGGCAGGACATGCACTGATGGACGACAACCCCTTTGCCGGCGAGCGCTACCGTCAGGCCAACCGCAACACCGGAGAACTTTTGCGTGCATTGCACACCGCTGATCTTGAGGCTTTTGTAAACATCGCAGAAGCCGAGGCCCTTCAGCTCCATGCCCTGATGATGACCTCCCACCCCTCGTTTATCCTCATGCAACCCGGCACACTCGAAGCCATAGCCCGCATCCGGGCTTTCAGAAGCGACACCGGCATACCACTCTGTTTCACCCTTGATGCCGGACCCAACGTACACCTGCTCTACCCTGACGCACACAAGCAACAGGTCATGGACTTTGTGCTGCACAGCCTAAAACCCCTCTGCCAGGAAGGCCGCATCATCGAAGACCAGGTGGGCAGAGGACCAGCCCGTATCGGACAATGA